A genomic stretch from Terriglobales bacterium includes:
- a CDS encoding SDR family oxidoreductase has product MDLRLKDKVALVTGGAKGIGAAVVRALAQEGAVPVIVDRDTDAARELQAELRGQGQTSQVVAVELAAAENCQRAVELALNTCGRLDALINNAGVNDGVGLERGSPRDYVASLERNLLHYYNMAHYALPALKQARGAIVNVGSKVAMTGQGNTSGYASAKGAILALTREWAAELLPYGIRVNAVVPAEVMTPLYQQWLKTFPDPEAKLRGIVAKIPLEKRMTTAAEIAAMVLFLISSQAGHITGQHVFVDGGYVHLDRALT; this is encoded by the coding sequence ATGGACCTGCGGCTCAAAGATAAGGTTGCGCTTGTGACCGGAGGCGCGAAGGGAATCGGCGCCGCGGTGGTGCGCGCGCTGGCGCAGGAAGGCGCCGTGCCGGTCATCGTGGACCGCGACACCGACGCCGCGCGCGAGCTGCAGGCCGAGTTGCGCGGCCAGGGCCAGACCAGCCAGGTGGTCGCCGTCGAGCTCGCTGCCGCCGAGAACTGCCAGCGCGCCGTCGAACTCGCGCTCAATACGTGCGGCCGTCTGGACGCGCTCATCAACAATGCCGGCGTGAACGACGGCGTCGGCCTGGAGCGCGGCTCGCCGCGCGACTACGTCGCCTCGCTCGAGCGCAACCTGCTGCACTACTACAACATGGCGCACTACGCGCTGCCCGCACTCAAGCAGGCGCGCGGCGCCATCGTGAACGTCGGATCCAAGGTCGCCATGACCGGTCAGGGCAACACCAGCGGCTACGCCTCGGCCAAAGGCGCCATCCTCGCCCTCACGCGCGAGTGGGCCGCCGAACTTCTGCCCTACGGCATCCGCGTCAACGCCGTTGTCCCGGCCGAAGTCATGACGCCGCTTTACCAGCAGTGGCTCAAGACGTTTCCCGATCCCGAAGCGAAACTTCGCGGCATTGTTGCCAAGATTCCGCTGGAAAAGCGCATGACCACCGCCGCCGAAATCGCTGCCATGGTCCTGTTCCTGATCTCCAGCCAGGCCGGACACATCACCGGCCAGCACGTGTTCGTGGACGGCGGATACGTGCACCTGGACCGCGCCCTCACCTAG
- a CDS encoding alpha-L-fucosidase: MQPTNGLTRRDLLAGAASAAALTALPASAQLASEQPTTATQPASAAEQADRERRMAWWHAARFGMFIHWGLYSIIGRHEWVMENEGIPGGYHDVDDNWKSPRTVIRNLITCAHGGGNYLLNIGPKPDGSIPEESVRILTEVGRWMQRNGGTIYDTQPAQPSRSHTASFTRNGDTLFAHFYWWPHEVAAICGMRVKVKSARMFATGQPLKFEQDPYRVRITGLPHDPPDSPVTTIALECDAEPVQDNIFVRREKPRMGV; this comes from the coding sequence ATGCAACCGACCAACGGCCTGACGCGCCGCGACCTGTTGGCAGGCGCCGCTTCCGCCGCCGCGCTGACGGCGCTGCCCGCAAGCGCGCAGCTGGCTTCTGAACAACCCACCACGGCTACGCAACCAGCGTCGGCTGCCGAGCAGGCCGATCGCGAACGCCGCATGGCGTGGTGGCACGCCGCTCGCTTCGGCATGTTCATTCACTGGGGGCTGTACAGCATTATCGGACGCCACGAGTGGGTCATGGAGAACGAGGGCATTCCGGGGGGCTACCACGACGTGGACGACAACTGGAAGTCCCCGCGCACCGTGATTCGCAACCTCATCACGTGCGCGCACGGCGGCGGCAACTACCTGCTGAATATCGGGCCCAAGCCCGACGGCTCGATTCCGGAAGAATCAGTCCGCATCCTGACCGAAGTCGGCCGCTGGATGCAGCGCAATGGCGGCACCATCTACGACACGCAGCCCGCCCAGCCTTCGCGGAGCCACACCGCCAGCTTCACCCGCAACGGCGACACGCTGTTCGCGCACTTTTACTGGTGGCCTCACGAGGTCGCCGCCATCTGCGGCATGCGTGTCAAGGTGAAATCGGCGCGCATGTTCGCCACCGGCCAGCCGCTCAAGTTCGAGCAGGACCCGTACCGCGTTCGCATCACCGGCCTGCCGCACGACCCGCCGGATTCGCCGGTCACCACGATCGCGCTGGAGTGCGATGCCGAGCCGGTGCAGGACAACATTTTTGTGCGTCGCGAAAAGCCGCGCATGGGTGTTTAG
- a CDS encoding cupin domain-containing protein, translated as MPITRRALCSLLPGAFVLKAWAQQGTASALPSATFPYDELPVKKNANGSETRAVFKGKLKTGEPVEVHATVLPPGGMPHAAHHHVHSEMWLIREGETELTINGRAQRLGPGSIGFVESGDEHGIKNVGTTPARYFVVAIGPGADGGR; from the coding sequence ATGCCAATCACCCGTCGCGCGCTCTGCTCGTTGCTGCCGGGCGCGTTCGTCCTCAAGGCGTGGGCGCAGCAGGGAACCGCCAGCGCGCTGCCCTCCGCCACGTTTCCTTACGATGAGCTTCCGGTGAAGAAGAACGCCAATGGCTCGGAGACGCGCGCCGTCTTCAAGGGCAAGCTGAAGACCGGCGAGCCGGTCGAGGTGCACGCCACCGTACTGCCACCGGGAGGGATGCCGCACGCCGCGCACCACCACGTGCACAGCGAGATGTGGCTCATCCGCGAAGGCGAAACCGAACTCACCATCAACGGAAGAGCGCAGCGGCTCGGACCAGGCTCCATTGGATTCGTCGAGTCGGGCGACGAGCACGGCATTAAGAACGTGGGCACCACGCCGGCGCGCTATTTTGTGGTAGCGATTGGCCCAGGGGCCGACGGCGGACGCTGA
- a CDS encoding L-rhamnose mutarotase: MNRRYCLTLDLQDDPALIAEYKRHHEKIWPEITRSIRESGIEDMEIYLLGTRMFMIMEVGPGFSFEAKAKADAANQKVQDWEQLMWKFQKPLPQARPGEKWLLMDRIFKLEA, encoded by the coding sequence ATGAACCGCCGCTACTGCCTGACGCTCGATTTGCAGGACGACCCGGCGCTGATCGCCGAGTACAAGCGCCACCACGAAAAAATCTGGCCGGAGATCACGCGCAGCATCCGCGAGTCCGGCATCGAGGACATGGAAATCTACCTGCTCGGCACGCGCATGTTCATGATCATGGAAGTCGGCCCGGGATTTTCTTTCGAAGCCAAAGCGAAAGCCGACGCCGCCAATCAAAAAGTTCAGGACTGGGAACAGCTGATGTGGAAGTTCCAGAAGCCGCTGCCGCAGGCGCGTCCCGGCGAGAAGTGGCTGCTCATGGACAGGATTTTCAAGCTCGAAGCATGA
- the fucP gene encoding L-fucose:H+ symporter permease, which yields MAAPQPAKASAPLTEPRFALPLVLITSLFFLWAFGVNLNDILIPHLKKAFGLTDFQSSFIQVAFFGGYFVAAFPAGWLMERIGYKRGILAGLGLCAAGAVLFVPASSAGVYDFFLFALFVMACGQSFLEVGANPYVTILGPGASSERRLNFAQSFNSVGAVVSPLLGRALILTGVEYTPAQIAAMSAAELQAYRAAEASTVKLPYLLIAGIFVFVGVLIAMARLPEVSEKTDTVHSDAPTGSIFAHKHLVKGVIAQFFYVGAQVGVASFVIRFAQHAVPGMAAKVAAYYLLGHQLGFMLGRFAGSAIMKAVAPARLLAIFAAGCVLCAGVALIASGIVPVWAVVLIGLFHSIMFPTIFALGIKDLGAHTKRGSSFMVMAIIGGALFPAIMGRISDATNIQTAFIVPLVCYVYILYFAVAGHRPAGLAGGAAAEVRP from the coding sequence ATGGCCGCACCGCAACCCGCGAAGGCTTCCGCGCCACTCACCGAACCGCGCTTCGCGCTGCCGCTGGTGCTCATCACCAGCCTGTTTTTCCTGTGGGCGTTCGGCGTCAATTTGAATGACATTCTGATCCCGCACCTGAAGAAGGCTTTCGGCCTGACCGACTTTCAGTCCTCATTCATTCAGGTGGCCTTCTTCGGCGGATACTTCGTCGCCGCGTTTCCAGCCGGGTGGCTGATGGAGCGCATCGGTTACAAGCGTGGCATCCTCGCCGGACTTGGGTTGTGCGCGGCCGGCGCCGTGCTTTTCGTGCCCGCGTCCTCGGCCGGCGTTTATGACTTTTTCCTCTTCGCGCTCTTCGTGATGGCCTGCGGGCAAAGTTTTCTGGAAGTCGGCGCCAATCCTTACGTCACGATTCTCGGCCCGGGGGCCAGCTCGGAACGCCGCCTGAACTTCGCGCAGTCGTTCAACTCGGTCGGAGCCGTTGTCTCGCCGTTGCTCGGCCGCGCGCTCATTCTCACCGGCGTGGAATACACGCCGGCGCAGATCGCGGCCATGTCCGCCGCGGAACTGCAGGCGTATCGCGCGGCCGAAGCCAGCACGGTGAAGCTGCCCTATCTGCTGATCGCGGGAATTTTCGTCTTCGTTGGCGTGCTCATCGCAATGGCCCGGCTGCCGGAAGTGTCCGAAAAGACTGACACGGTCCATTCCGACGCGCCCACCGGCAGCATCTTTGCCCACAAGCACCTGGTGAAAGGCGTGATCGCGCAGTTCTTCTATGTGGGCGCGCAGGTCGGAGTGGCCAGCTTCGTCATCCGCTTCGCGCAGCACGCTGTGCCGGGAATGGCCGCGAAGGTGGCCGCCTACTACCTGCTCGGGCATCAGCTCGGATTCATGCTGGGCCGATTCGCCGGCTCCGCCATCATGAAGGCGGTTGCGCCAGCGCGCCTGCTCGCCATCTTCGCCGCCGGATGCGTGCTGTGCGCCGGCGTCGCTCTGATCGCCAGCGGCATCGTGCCGGTGTGGGCCGTGGTGCTGATCGGCTTGTTCCACTCGATCATGTTCCCGACCATCTTCGCGCTCGGCATCAAGGACCTGGGCGCGCACACCAAGCGCGGATCGTCCTTCATGGTCATGGCCATCATCGGCGGCGCGCTCTTCCCGGCGATCATGGGCCGCATCTCCGACGCGACCAACATCCAGACGGCATTCATCGTGCCGCTTGTCTGCTACGTTTACATTCTCTACTTCGCCGTTGCCGGCCATCGCCCTGCCGGTCTGGCCGGCGGCGCTGCCGCCGAGGTGCGCCCATGA